In one Mus caroli chromosome 14, CAROLI_EIJ_v1.1, whole genome shotgun sequence genomic region, the following are encoded:
- the Mrpl57 gene encoding ribosomal protein 63, mitochondrial, which produces MFLTAVLLRGRIPGRQWIGKHRRPRTVSFQAKENMIRRLEVEAENHYWLSMPYMTAEQEYSHAAERRAQAFEAIKAAATSKFPKHRYIADQLDHLNISKKWS; this is translated from the coding sequence ATGTTCCTCACCGCCGTCCTCCTCCGCGGCCGCATTCCGGGCAGGCAGTGGATCGGGAAGCACCGGCGGCCGCGTACCGTGTCTTTCCAAGCGAAGGAGAACATGATCCGTCGCCTGGAGGTGGAGGCCGAGAACCACTACTGGCTCAGCATGCCCTACATGACAGCAGAGCAGGAGTACAGCCACGCAGCGGAGCGACGGGCCCAGGCTTTTGAAGCCATCAAGGCAGCGGCCACTTCCAAATTCCCTAAGCATAGATACATTGCAGACCAGCTAGACCATCTCAACATCTCGAAGAAATGGTCCTAA